Proteins from a single region of Paraburkholderia aromaticivorans:
- a CDS encoding 2-hydroxychromene-2-carboxylate isomerase, with amino-acid sequence MVVDFYFDFLSPFSYLANHRLSKLAQDHSFSVRYHTIDLARVKTAIGNIGPSNRDLKVKLDYLKVDLQRWAELYGIPLVFPANYNSRRMNTGLYYPGAVAQAADYVDVVFHAVWGEGMAPDAESLPALASETLGWDRAAFGAFLSSDAATKAYDEQTQAAIERKVFGVPTMFLGDEMWWGNDRLFMLESAL; translated from the coding sequence GTGGTTGTCGATTTCTATTTCGATTTTTTGAGTCCTTTCTCGTACTTGGCCAACCACCGCTTGTCGAAGCTCGCGCAAGACCATAGCTTTTCCGTTCGATATCACACAATCGATTTGGCGCGGGTCAAAACAGCCATCGGAAACATCGGTCCCTCCAACCGCGATCTGAAAGTCAAATTGGACTATTTGAAGGTGGACTTGCAACGGTGGGCCGAACTGTACGGAATTCCCTTAGTCTTCCCAGCTAACTACAACAGCCGGCGGATGAACACAGGGCTGTATTACCCGGGTGCTGTGGCGCAGGCTGCTGACTACGTGGATGTGGTGTTTCATGCGGTTTGGGGAGAAGGCATGGCTCCAGATGCGGAAAGCCTGCCTGCCCTGGCATCCGAGACACTGGGCTGGGATCGAGCTGCCTTTGGGGCGTTCCTCAGCAGCGACGCCGCCACCAAGGCGTATGACGAGCAGACACAGGCCGCCATAGAACGCAAAGTGTTCGGTGTGCCGACGATGTTTTTGGGCGATGAAATGTGGTGGGGAAACGACCGCCTGTTCATGCTCGAGAGCGCACTGTAA
- a CDS encoding aldehyde dehydrogenase yields the protein MNTKLFINNAWIDSSDKKTFARKHPVSDEVMTESANATVTDAIKAAQAAQEAFKSWKAVGPSERRRLLLKVAEVMESKTPEFIEVMAKEVGASALWAGFNVHLSANVFREAASLATQIQGETIPTDKPDTLSMTLRQPVGPIVSIVPWNGTAVLAARAIAYPLVCGNTVVFKGSEFSPATHALITQCVQEAGLPAGVLNYLNSSPDRSPEIADALISAKEIRRINFTGSTRVGSIIAQKAAQHLKRCLLELGGKSPLIVLDDADIDAAVKAAVFGSFLFQGQICMSTERLVVDEKIADEFVAKFVEKTKRLSAGDPCVTGDCIIGPMVSPNSGERINGLFKDAIDKGAKVVCGGMAQGAVMPATILDHVTSDMRIYDEETFGPITVVIRCKGEAEAIRIANDSAYGLSSGVFGRDVNRALRVGMAIQYGSVHINGSTVQNEAQAPYGGTKNTGYGRFDGRAVIDEFTELKWLTIEPFEQQYPF from the coding sequence TTGAATACAAAACTGTTCATCAACAACGCCTGGATCGATTCGAGTGACAAAAAGACCTTCGCACGCAAGCACCCTGTCAGCGACGAGGTGATGACTGAGAGCGCAAACGCCACGGTGACGGACGCGATAAAGGCGGCGCAAGCGGCCCAGGAGGCTTTCAAGTCCTGGAAGGCCGTTGGACCTTCGGAGCGTCGCCGCCTTCTGCTGAAGGTCGCCGAGGTCATGGAAAGTAAAACACCTGAGTTCATCGAAGTGATGGCCAAGGAGGTGGGAGCCTCCGCCCTTTGGGCCGGCTTCAACGTCCACCTGTCAGCCAATGTGTTCCGGGAAGCCGCCTCGCTGGCCACCCAAATCCAGGGTGAAACTATCCCGACGGACAAGCCCGACACGCTCTCCATGACGCTGCGTCAGCCAGTCGGGCCGATTGTGAGCATCGTTCCATGGAACGGCACGGCGGTGCTCGCAGCGCGGGCCATCGCTTATCCGCTGGTCTGCGGCAACACGGTGGTGTTCAAAGGCTCCGAATTCAGCCCCGCGACGCATGCCCTGATCACCCAGTGCGTGCAGGAAGCCGGCCTGCCCGCCGGCGTGCTCAACTACCTCAACTCTTCGCCTGACCGTTCGCCCGAGATCGCCGACGCACTGATCTCCGCCAAGGAGATCCGCCGCATCAACTTCACGGGCTCCACCCGCGTGGGCAGCATTATCGCGCAGAAGGCCGCGCAACACCTCAAGCGCTGCCTGCTGGAGCTCGGCGGCAAGTCCCCGCTTATTGTTCTGGACGATGCGGACATCGACGCGGCGGTCAAGGCAGCGGTGTTCGGTAGCTTCCTGTTCCAAGGTCAGATCTGCATGTCCACCGAGCGCTTGGTGGTTGATGAGAAGATCGCCGACGAATTTGTCGCCAAGTTTGTCGAAAAGACCAAGCGCTTGAGCGCGGGCGACCCATGCGTAACTGGCGACTGCATCATCGGCCCGATGGTCTCGCCAAACTCGGGCGAGCGGATCAATGGTTTGTTCAAGGATGCGATCGACAAAGGGGCCAAAGTCGTCTGCGGCGGCATGGCCCAAGGTGCGGTCATGCCGGCCACGATCCTGGATCACGTCACATCTGACATGCGGATCTACGACGAGGAGACCTTCGGTCCCATCACCGTGGTGATCCGTTGCAAGGGCGAAGCAGAGGCCATCCGCATTGCCAACGACAGCGCCTATGGCCTGTCGTCGGGCGTATTCGGCCGCGACGTCAACCGTGCTCTGCGCGTGGGCATGGCGATCCAATACGGTTCCGTCCACATTAACGGCTCGACCGTCCAGAACGAGGCACAGGCCCCTTACGGCGGCACCAAGAACACCGGCTACGGGCGCTTCGACGGCCGCGCGGTGATCGACGAGTTCACAGAACTCAAGTGGCTGACCATTGAACCTTTCGAGCAGCAGTATCCCTTCTAA
- the nahC gene encoding 1,2-dihydroxynaphthalene dioxygenase, whose product MSKHAAVIELGYMGISVKDPEAWKSFAANMLGLQVLDQGEKDRFYLRMDYWHHRIVVHHNGPDDLEYLGWRVAGKPEFEALGQKLIDAGYKIRVCDQAEAQERMVLGLMKTEDPGGNPTEIFWGPRIDMNNPFHSGRPLHGKFVTGDQGLGHCIVRQTDVAAAHKFYSLLGFRGDVEYRLPLPNGMTAELSFMHCNARDHSIGFGAMPAAKRLNHLMIEYTHMEDLGYTHQQFVRNKIDIALQLGIHSNDKALTFYGATPSGWLIEPGWRGATAIDEAEYYVGDIFGHGVEATGYGLDVKLS is encoded by the coding sequence ATGAGCAAACACGCTGCAGTCATCGAGCTCGGATACATGGGCATCTCGGTCAAGGACCCTGAGGCGTGGAAATCATTTGCCGCGAATATGCTGGGCCTGCAGGTCCTTGATCAGGGTGAGAAGGACCGTTTCTATCTGCGGATGGATTACTGGCATCACCGCATCGTGGTCCATCACAACGGCCCGGACGACTTGGAGTACCTTGGCTGGCGTGTGGCCGGTAAGCCGGAATTCGAAGCTCTGGGTCAAAAGCTCATTGATGCCGGCTACAAGATCCGCGTCTGCGACCAAGCCGAGGCTCAGGAACGTATGGTGCTAGGCCTGATGAAGACAGAAGATCCGGGCGGCAACCCGACCGAGATCTTCTGGGGACCCCGGATTGACATGAACAACCCGTTCCATTCCGGTCGCCCCCTGCACGGCAAGTTTGTGACCGGCGACCAGGGCTTGGGCCATTGTATCGTTCGCCAAACCGACGTCGCGGCGGCCCATAAGTTCTATAGCCTGCTGGGCTTCCGCGGTGACGTCGAATACCGCCTTCCGTTGCCCAACGGCATGACCGCTGAACTGTCGTTCATGCATTGCAACGCCCGTGATCACTCCATTGGGTTTGGTGCCATGCCCGCGGCCAAGCGACTCAATCACCTGATGATCGAGTACACCCACATGGAAGACTTGGGCTACACGCACCAACAGTTCGTAAGGAACAAAATCGACATTGCCTTGCAACTTGGCATTCACTCCAACGACAAGGCGTTAACGTTCTATGGTGCAACGCCCTCGGGCTGGCTCATTGAGCCCGGGTGGCGAGGTGCCACGGCCATAGACGAAGCGGAGTATTACGTCGGCGATATCTTCGGCCATGGCGTCGAGGCCACCGGATATGGCCTGGATGTGAAACTGAGTTAA
- a CDS encoding cupin domain-containing protein translates to MTQQLGRLEDLPQDYRDDLIQLNLVPLWPSLRAVLPPGVPARATQAIHWPYASLKPLLLKAGELTPIEKAERRVLVLANPGHGLENMKASPAIYLGMQLLLPGERAPSHRHTPNAVRMIVEGESAYTTVDGEKCQMSRGDLILTPTGLWHEHGHDGTDPVVWLDVLDLPLVYYMEASYHVDGPPQAVKQGNGESAWTRAGVVPTRVFSRSDKRYPMLRYPWADTRAALLALAEDQPSLDCVQVTYVNPETGEDAEKILGFYALMLKPGQTFTLPARSPAQVFHLIEGGIDVSICGKTFGLVEADTCCAPGYEPVTLKNRQVNSPSFVFIADESPLHRKLGVYETR, encoded by the coding sequence GTGACCCAACAACTCGGACGCCTGGAAGACCTGCCGCAGGACTACCGGGACGACCTCATCCAACTGAACCTAGTGCCGCTGTGGCCCAGCCTGCGCGCGGTGCTCCCGCCGGGCGTGCCCGCACGCGCCACGCAGGCCATCCATTGGCCCTACGCCTCGCTCAAGCCGCTGCTACTCAAGGCCGGCGAGCTCACGCCTATCGAAAAGGCTGAACGTCGCGTGCTGGTGCTTGCCAACCCGGGTCATGGCTTGGAAAACATGAAGGCCAGTCCAGCCATTTATCTGGGCATGCAGTTGTTGCTGCCTGGTGAGCGGGCACCCAGCCACCGCCACACGCCCAACGCAGTGCGCATGATCGTCGAAGGAGAAAGCGCCTACACCACTGTCGACGGTGAGAAGTGCCAGATGAGCCGCGGGGATTTGATCCTCACGCCGACCGGCCTGTGGCACGAGCATGGTCACGACGGCACGGACCCTGTCGTCTGGCTTGACGTGCTGGACCTGCCGCTGGTCTATTACATGGAAGCCAGCTACCACGTCGACGGCCCGCCCCAAGCCGTCAAGCAAGGCAACGGCGAGAGCGCTTGGACCCGCGCCGGCGTAGTGCCCACGCGAGTGTTCAGCCGCAGCGACAAACGCTATCCCATGCTGCGCTACCCCTGGGCCGACACCCGCGCCGCGCTACTGGCCCTGGCAGAAGACCAGCCCAGCCTGGACTGCGTGCAGGTGACCTACGTGAACCCGGAGACCGGCGAGGACGCCGAGAAAATCCTAGGCTTCTACGCTCTGATGCTCAAACCCGGGCAGACGTTCACGCTCCCCGCACGCTCGCCGGCTCAGGTGTTCCACCTGATAGAAGGCGGCATCGACGTGTCCATCTGCGGCAAGACTTTTGGCCTGGTGGAAGCCGACACCTGCTGCGCGCCAGGCTACGAGCCCGTGACGCTCAAGAACCGCCAAGTGAACTCCCCTTCGTTCGTCTTTATCGCAGACGAATCGCCTTTGCACCGAAAGCTTGGTGTTTACGAAACCCGATAA
- a CDS encoding non-heme iron oxygenase ferredoxin subunit — translation MTEKWIAAVAPSDVPEGDVIGVTVEGKELALYKVEGEIYATDNLCTHGAARMSDGFLEGREIECPLHQGRFDVCTGKALCVPLTQDIKTYPVKIENLRVMLKLD, via the coding sequence ATGACAGAAAAATGGATTGCCGCCGTAGCGCCTTCTGACGTTCCAGAGGGTGACGTCATCGGCGTGACCGTAGAGGGCAAGGAACTGGCGCTGTACAAAGTGGAAGGCGAAATCTACGCCACCGACAACCTGTGCACACACGGTGCCGCTCGCATGAGTGATGGTTTTCTCGAGGGTCGTGAAATCGAATGCCCCCTGCATCAGGGCCGGTTTGATGTTTGCACAGGCAAAGCCCTGTGCGTACCCCTGACCCAGGACATCAAAACCTACCCCGTCAAGATTGAGAACCTGCGCGTGATGCTCAAACTGGACTGA
- the hcaB gene encoding 3-(cis-5,6-dihydroxycyclohexa-1,3-dien-1-yl)propanoate dehydrogenase, translating into MSTQQVVAITGASSGIGLELVRSFKAAGYCVSALVRNEGQEAGLRREFKDTLQIVVGDVREHAVNEKLVKQTVDKFGHLDCFIANAGIWDYMLSIEEPWEKFAGSFDELFNINVKSYFSGISAALPELKKTNGSVVVTASVSSFAVGGGGSGYIASKHAVLGMVKALAYELAPHIRVNGVAPGGTVTSLSGSASAGFDKTQMKDMPGIDEMIKGLTPLGFAAKPEDVVAPFLLLASREQGKFITGTVISIDGGMALGRK; encoded by the coding sequence ATGAGCACACAACAAGTTGTTGCCATCACCGGTGCCAGTTCCGGCATCGGCCTCGAACTAGTCCGATCTTTCAAAGCCGCCGGGTATTGCGTATCCGCTCTCGTTCGCAATGAGGGGCAGGAGGCGGGCCTTCGCCGTGAATTCAAAGACACCCTGCAGATTGTGGTGGGCGATGTTCGGGAGCACGCGGTGAATGAGAAGTTAGTGAAGCAGACGGTCGACAAGTTTGGTCACCTCGATTGCTTCATAGCAAACGCCGGTATCTGGGATTACATGTTGAGTATCGAGGAGCCCTGGGAGAAATTCGCGGGTAGCTTTGATGAACTCTTCAATATCAATGTCAAGAGCTATTTCAGCGGCATCAGCGCTGCCTTGCCGGAGCTGAAAAAGACCAACGGATCGGTGGTGGTGACCGCTTCGGTCTCGTCCTTTGCGGTCGGTGGTGGTGGTTCTGGCTACATCGCCAGCAAGCATGCGGTATTGGGCATGGTCAAGGCGCTGGCCTACGAACTGGCTCCGCATATTCGGGTCAATGGCGTTGCGCCAGGTGGCACCGTCACTTCACTGTCTGGGTCTGCAAGCGCCGGATTCGACAAGACCCAAATGAAAGACATGCCAGGCATCGACGAAATGATCAAAGGCCTCACGCCTTTGGGATTTGCAGCCAAGCCAGAAGACGTGGTCGCCCCCTTTCTGTTGCTGGCTTCGCGTGAGCAAGGGAAGTTCATTACCGGCACCGTGATCAGCATCGACGGCGGCATGGCACTCGGACGCAAGTGA
- a CDS encoding integrase core domain-containing protein translates to MNQHAFISLDDARKRIEAWRTDYNSVRPHSALGQLAPDQFRQLHQLKTGKSTNLRMVYSAG, encoded by the coding sequence CTGAATCAGCATGCGTTCATCAGTCTCGACGACGCACGCAAGCGCATCGAAGCGTGGCGAACCGACTACAACTCGGTTCGGCCGCATAGCGCCTTGGGGCAACTGGCGCCGGACCAATTCCGGCAATTGCATCAGTTGAAAACGGGCAAGTCCACTAACTTACGAATGGTGTACTCGGCGGGGTAA
- a CDS encoding aromatic-ring-hydroxylating dioxygenase subunit beta, with product MMINTQEDKLVSAHDAEEFHRFFNGHDVALLQEATTLLTREAHLLDIQAYRAWLERCVAPEVQYQVISRELRAASERRYQLNEAVNIYNENFQQLKVRVEHQLDPQNWANSPKVRFTRFVTNVMAVKDANAPDLMHIRSNLILHRARRGNQVDVFYATREDKWKRSEGGDLKLVERFVDYPERVLQTHNLMVFL from the coding sequence ATGATGATCAATACCCAAGAAGACAAGCTGGTCTCCGCCCACGATGCTGAAGAATTTCACCGATTCTTCAACGGCCACGATGTCGCTTTGCTGCAAGAAGCCACCACGCTCCTGACTCGGGAAGCGCATCTGCTGGATATTCAGGCTTACCGGGCCTGGCTGGAGCGCTGCGTGGCCCCAGAGGTGCAATATCAGGTCATCTCCCGCGAACTGCGCGCCGCTTCCGAACGCCGCTATCAGCTCAATGAGGCCGTGAACATTTACAACGAGAATTTTCAGCAACTGAAAGTTCGCGTTGAACATCAACTGGATCCGCAGAACTGGGCCAACAGCCCGAAGGTTCGCTTCACGCGCTTCGTCACCAATGTCATGGCCGTCAAAGACGCGAATGCCCCTGACCTCATGCACATCCGCTCCAACCTGATTCTGCACAGGGCCAGGCGCGGCAATCAAGTGGACGTCTTCTATGCGACTCGTGAAGACAAATGGAAGCGCAGTGAAGGTGGTGATCTCAAATTGGTCGAGCGCTTTGTCGACTACCCAGAGCGGGTCCTCCAGACCCACAACCTGATGGTCTTCCTCTGA
- a CDS encoding DDE-type integrase/transposase/recombinase, with the protein MHQRTADHDVRQRLRELAQERPRFGSPRLHVLLHREGPVQNHKRTKWLYREEGLSLRMKRRKKRPSHLRVVMPTPNVADESWTMDFVADALVNGRRIRMLTIIDTWNRECPHIEVDFSLTGVRVARVLEQLRQRGRCPNLIQVDNGPEFVSKALDAWAHEHGVKLQFIRPGKPVERIHRELQWAPARRVSESACVHQSRRRTQAHRSVANRLQLGSAA; encoded by the coding sequence CTGCACCAGCGGACGGCTGATCATGACGTTCGACAGCGTCTGCGCGAGCTGGCACAGGAGCGGCCGCGGTTTGGTTCGCCTCGCCTGCATGTCCTGCTACATCGAGAGGGACCGGTTCAGAACCATAAGCGCACGAAGTGGCTATACCGGGAGGAAGGCCTGTCGCTTCGCATGAAACGGCGAAAGAAGCGTCCGAGCCATCTGCGTGTGGTTATGCCGACGCCCAATGTCGCGGACGAAAGCTGGACGATGGACTTCGTTGCGGACGCACTTGTGAATGGCCGGCGCATTCGAATGTTGACCATCATCGACACGTGGAATCGCGAGTGCCCGCACATCGAAGTCGACTTCTCGCTGACAGGTGTCCGAGTGGCACGTGTACTTGAGCAGTTGCGGCAACGAGGACGATGCCCCAACCTGATTCAGGTAGATAACGGTCCGGAGTTCGTCAGCAAGGCGCTCGACGCCTGGGCCCACGAGCACGGTGTGAAGCTGCAGTTCATCCGTCCGGGCAAACCGGTGGAACGCATACATCGAGAGCTTCAATGGGCGCCTGCGCGAAGAGTGTCTGAATCAGCATGCGTTCATCAGTCTCGACGACGCACGCAAGCGCATCGAAGCGTGGCGAACCGACTACAACTCGGTTCGGCCGCATAG
- a CDS encoding fumarylacetoacetate hydrolase family protein yields MTQYLFTPPSVPSLPIRGLTERFPVNRIFCVGRNYHAHALEMQRPVDKSKDRPFYFTKSPQTLMESGATVAYPPETQNYHYEMEMVVAISKPGFRVAAENAHAIVYGYAAGLDMTRRDLQLLAREAGRPWDLGKDVEQSAVCSEIVPMEGRIVDHGAIALEVNGHTQQSSDVDCLIWNVREIIADLSLFYHLQPGDLIYTGTPERVGAVVPGDQITGRVEGIAEIALTVGQPEGTQ; encoded by the coding sequence ATGACCCAGTACCTGTTCACTCCGCCCTCCGTTCCTTCCCTGCCCATCCGCGGCCTAACCGAACGCTTTCCCGTCAACCGCATCTTCTGCGTCGGCCGCAACTACCACGCGCACGCCCTGGAAATGCAGCGCCCGGTGGACAAGAGCAAAGACCGCCCCTTCTACTTCACCAAGTCCCCACAGACCCTGATGGAAAGCGGCGCGACCGTGGCCTATCCCCCCGAGACGCAGAACTACCACTACGAAATGGAGATGGTGGTGGCAATCAGCAAGCCGGGTTTCCGCGTCGCAGCGGAGAACGCACACGCGATCGTCTATGGCTATGCAGCCGGCTTGGACATGACCCGGCGCGACCTGCAACTGCTGGCTCGGGAGGCCGGGCGGCCTTGGGACCTGGGCAAGGACGTGGAGCAGTCGGCCGTCTGCTCCGAGATCGTGCCCATGGAAGGACGGATTGTCGATCACGGTGCCATCGCGCTGGAAGTCAACGGGCATACCCAACAGTCGTCCGACGTGGACTGCCTGATCTGGAACGTGCGCGAAATCATTGCGGACCTGTCTTTGTTCTATCACCTGCAGCCCGGCGATCTAATTTACACCGGCACGCCCGAGCGCGTGGGGGCGGTGGTGCCCGGCGACCAGATCACCGGCCGCGTCGAAGGCATCGCCGAGATCGCGCTGACCGTTGGCCAGCCCGAGGGAACGCAATGA
- the maiA gene encoding maleylacetoacetate isomerase, with translation MKLHNFWRSGTSHRTRIALNLKGLDYEYIAVHLGKEAHLTEAFKAVNPQQLVPALDTGEQVLIQSPAIIEWLEERYPSPALLPGDTDGRARVRALAAIVGCDIHPINNRRILEYLRKTFGTDEAAINAWCGTWISAGFDAYEALLAADTQRGRFSFGDAPTIADVYLIPQIESARRFKVELGRLPLIAAVEKACMELEAFRRAVPSEQPDAG, from the coding sequence ATGAAGCTGCACAACTTCTGGCGCAGCGGCACCTCGCACCGCACACGCATCGCGTTGAACCTCAAGGGTCTGGACTACGAGTACATCGCGGTTCACCTTGGCAAGGAAGCGCACCTGACCGAAGCCTTCAAGGCCGTCAACCCGCAGCAGCTGGTCCCCGCGCTTGACACGGGCGAGCAGGTGCTAATCCAGTCGCCGGCCATCATCGAGTGGCTGGAGGAGCGCTATCCCTCGCCCGCGCTGTTGCCGGGCGATACCGACGGCCGCGCCCGCGTGCGCGCTCTTGCCGCAATCGTGGGCTGCGACATTCACCCGATCAACAACCGCCGCATCCTGGAATACCTGCGCAAGACGTTCGGCACCGACGAAGCGGCCATCAATGCCTGGTGCGGCACTTGGATCAGCGCTGGCTTCGACGCCTACGAGGCCCTGCTGGCCGCCGACACGCAGCGCGGGCGTTTCAGTTTCGGCGATGCACCCACGATCGCCGACGTCTACCTGATCCCGCAGATCGAGAGTGCGCGCCGCTTCAAGGTCGAATTGGGACGTTTGCCACTCATTGCAGCGGTCGAGAAGGCGTGCATGGAACTCGAAGCTTTTCGTAGAGCTGTGCCGAGCGAACAACCCGATGCCGGATGA
- a CDS encoding dihydrodipicolinate synthase family protein, with protein MSNKTMKTARLTAEDIHGVWAIMPTPSTPDASNWRSPHTVDLNETARIVEELIAAGVNGILSMGTFGECATLTWEEKRDYVSTVVETIRGRVPYFCGTTALNTREVIRQTREFMDIGANGTMLGVPMWVKMDLSTAVQFYRDVAEAVPEAAIAIYANPEAFKFDFPRPFWAEMSKIPQVVTAKYLGIGMLDLDLKLAPNIRFLPHEDDYYAAARINPERMTAFWSSGSMCGPATAIMLRDAVDQAKETGDWTKAKAISDDMRAADATLFPRGDFSEFSKYNIGLEKARMDAAGWLKAGPCRPPYTLVPEDYLAGAQKSGKAWAALHAKYSKELKQAAPRRPGHACSQDGESLEK; from the coding sequence ATGTCGAATAAGACCATGAAAACGGCGCGCCTGACCGCCGAAGACATCCATGGCGTCTGGGCCATTATGCCCACGCCGTCTACGCCCGATGCTTCCAACTGGCGCAGTCCGCACACAGTTGACTTGAACGAGACGGCCCGCATTGTTGAGGAACTGATCGCGGCTGGAGTCAACGGCATTTTGAGTATGGGCACCTTTGGCGAGTGCGCTACGCTGACCTGGGAGGAAAAACGTGACTATGTTTCGACGGTTGTCGAGACCATTCGTGGTCGTGTGCCCTATTTCTGCGGCACCACGGCCTTGAATACCCGCGAAGTCATCCGCCAGACCCGTGAGTTTATGGACATTGGCGCCAACGGCACCATGCTCGGCGTGCCGATGTGGGTGAAGATGGACCTGTCCACAGCGGTCCAGTTCTATCGCGATGTCGCAGAGGCGGTGCCAGAGGCTGCCATTGCGATTTATGCCAACCCCGAAGCCTTCAAATTCGACTTCCCTCGCCCCTTTTGGGCGGAAATGTCCAAAATACCGCAGGTGGTGACAGCCAAGTATCTGGGCATCGGGATGCTTGACCTGGACCTGAAATTGGCGCCGAACATCCGCTTCCTTCCACACGAGGACGACTATTACGCGGCCGCACGCATCAATCCCGAGCGCATGACCGCGTTCTGGTCAAGCGGTTCCATGTGCGGACCGGCCACCGCCATCATGCTGCGCGACGCGGTGGATCAGGCCAAGGAAACCGGAGACTGGACCAAGGCCAAAGCCATCTCCGATGACATGCGTGCAGCCGACGCGACCTTGTTTCCGCGTGGCGACTTCTCGGAGTTCTCGAAGTACAACATTGGTCTTGAAAAGGCACGGATGGACGCGGCTGGGTGGCTCAAGGCTGGACCCTGCCGTCCGCCCTACACCCTTGTTCCAGAGGACTACCTCGCTGGCGCACAGAAATCAGGCAAGGCCTGGGCCGCACTGCATGCCAAGTACAGCAAGGAATTGAAGCAGGCCGCCCCCCGCAGACCCGGGCACGCGTGCAGCCAAGACGGTGAGTCGCTCGAAAAATAA
- a CDS encoding aromatic ring-hydroxylating dioxygenase subunit alpha gives MSYQNLVSESGLTQKHLIHGDKELFQHELKTIFARNWLFLTHDSLIPSPGDYVTAKMGTDDVIVSRQNDGTVRAFLNICRHRGKTLVNAEAGNAKGFVCSYHGWGFGSNGELQSVPFEKALYGDSINKKCLGLKEVPRVESFHGFIYGCFDKEAPTLIEYLGDAAWYLETIFKHSGGLELVGPPGKVVIKANWKAPAENFVGDAYHVGWTHASSLRSGQSIFTPLAGNAVLPPEGAGLQMTSKYGSGIGVLWDAYSGVHSADLVPELMAFGGAKQEKLAKDIGEVRARIYRSHLNCTIFPNNSILTCSGVFKVWNPIDENTTEVWTYAIVEKDMPEDLKRRMADSVQRTFGPAGFWESDDNDNMETESQNAKKYQSANSDLISNLGFGKDVYGDDYPGVVGMSAIGETSYRGFYRAYQAHISSSNWAEFESKSRNWHVELTKTAVL, from the coding sequence ATGAGTTACCAAAACTTAGTGAGTGAATCGGGACTGACCCAGAAGCACCTGATTCATGGCGACAAAGAACTGTTCCAACACGAACTGAAAACCATCTTCGCGCGGAACTGGCTTTTTCTCACCCATGACAGCCTGATTCCTTCGCCCGGCGACTATGTCACCGCTAAAATGGGGACCGATGATGTCATCGTTTCCCGCCAGAACGATGGCACCGTTCGCGCTTTTCTGAATATTTGCCGCCATCGCGGCAAAACACTTGTGAATGCGGAAGCCGGCAACGCGAAAGGCTTCGTTTGCAGCTACCACGGATGGGGGTTCGGCTCCAACGGCGAACTACAAAGTGTTCCGTTTGAAAAAGCGCTGTACGGCGACTCGATCAACAAGAAATGCCTTGGCTTGAAGGAAGTTCCGCGCGTGGAGAGCTTCCACGGCTTCATCTACGGTTGTTTCGACAAGGAGGCGCCCACTCTCATCGAATACTTGGGCGATGCAGCTTGGTACTTGGAAACCATTTTCAAGCATTCCGGCGGCCTAGAACTGGTCGGCCCTCCAGGCAAGGTGGTGATCAAGGCCAACTGGAAGGCTCCCGCTGAAAACTTTGTGGGTGACGCTTACCACGTGGGTTGGACGCACGCTTCTTCGCTGCGCTCGGGCCAGTCCATCTTCACTCCGCTTGCTGGTAACGCCGTGCTGCCCCCCGAAGGGGCAGGTTTGCAAATGACATCAAAATACGGTAGTGGCATCGGTGTGTTGTGGGATGCATATTCGGGTGTTCACAGTGCAGACCTGGTTCCGGAATTGATGGCTTTCGGCGGCGCCAAGCAGGAGAAACTGGCCAAAGACATTGGCGAGGTTCGCGCGCGGATTTATCGCAGCCACCTGAACTGCACTATTTTCCCGAACAACAGCATCTTGACCTGCTCCGGGGTGTTTAAGGTCTGGAATCCGATCGACGAAAACACTACCGAAGTCTGGACCTATGCCATTGTCGAAAAAGACATGCCCGAGGACCTAAAGCGCCGGATGGCCGACTCAGTTCAGCGCACTTTCGGGCCTGCCGGTTTCTGGGAAAGCGACGACAACGACAACATGGAAACCGAGTCGCAAAACGCTAAGAAGTACCAGTCTGCCAACAGCGATCTGATTTCCAACCTGGGTTTCGGCAAGGACGTTTATGGTGATGATTATCCTGGCGTCGTCGGCATGTCAGCGATCGGCGAAACCAGCTACCGCGGCTTTTACCGTGCCTATCAAGCTCATATCAGCAGCTCCAATTGGGCCGAATTCGAAAGTAAATCGCGGAATTGGCATGTTGAACTGACGAAGACCGCCGTTCTGTAA